One window from the genome of Pseudalkalibacillus hwajinpoensis encodes:
- a CDS encoding DJ-1/PfpI family protein, translating into MSKKVLIISGDAVEALEIFYPYYRCLEEGFDVTIASPTAKKLQTVCHDFTDEMETFVEKQAYGIESHATFAEINPAEYDGLIIPGGRAPEYIRMDESVPGIVRHFFEENKPVGAICHAAQVLNVVPDIMKDREYTAYPACKPDVTACGATYIDEKVHTRDNLVSGQAWPDLPGFMKEFLRLLK; encoded by the coding sequence TTGAGTAAAAAAGTATTAATCATTTCCGGTGATGCTGTTGAAGCGCTTGAGATTTTCTACCCTTACTATCGCTGTCTAGAGGAAGGTTTTGACGTGACGATCGCATCCCCTACCGCTAAAAAACTACAAACGGTATGCCACGACTTTACAGATGAAATGGAAACGTTTGTTGAGAAGCAAGCCTATGGAATTGAATCACACGCAACGTTTGCAGAAATTAATCCGGCAGAGTACGATGGTTTAATTATTCCAGGCGGACGAGCACCAGAATACATTCGAATGGATGAGAGCGTACCTGGCATCGTAAGACATTTCTTTGAAGAAAATAAACCAGTAGGTGCAATTTGTCATGCGGCACAGGTTCTTAATGTGGTTCCTGATATTATGAAAGATCGCGAATATACCGCGTATCCAGCATGTAAACCAGATGTAACCGCATGTGGCGCTACATACATTGATGAAAAGGTTCATACGCGCGATAACCTCGTCTCGGGGCAGGCCTGGCCAGATTTACCAGGATTCATGAAAGAATTTCTCCGTTTATTAAAATAA
- a CDS encoding recombinase family protein, protein MVTKLDRFARSSKGALAIIELLNDKQVNLIVLNMGGEKVDISTAIGKLMITVLSGIAVFETDMIKERQLEELN, encoded by the coding sequence ATTGTTACTAAGTTAGATCGCTTCGCTCGCAGTTCAAAAGGTGCTTTAGCAATAATTGAACTTCTCAACGATAAACAAGTGAACTTAATTGTATTGAACATGGGTGGAGAAAAGGTAGATATATCTACAGCTATCGGTAAGCTCATGATTACTGTATTAAGCGGTATAGCTGTATTTGAAACGGATATGATTAAGGAAAGACAACTTGAGGAATTGAACTAG
- a CDS encoding tyrosine-type recombinase/integrase has translation MIVNNRKHGIFSVPEEARQLSYNQDNKHSTITIKDALTNVFQQMRVSGNRERTIESYNYIFKQFVDMTQIQYVEDITLDSIYSYLDALNVSRETKLIRLKSLKAILSRFHNNGWVQKKFWSTIQIKIDKKVKKGTAEEDIKKLITLIDQSTFIGLRDTVAILMMYKTGIRIRTIGELLEQHIDFDNLCLNLDGSIMKNHNYLKLPIDDELANMLKALIYMNSRIRSYYNRNNTNVFITQNGCSLNSSKSSNNAISKQLNKYSKIYGLENINAHALRRAYAKDLLNKGASVPLISKALGHSDIAVTTQYLELDVDEVANDLRKYI, from the coding sequence GTGATAGTTAATAACAGAAAGCACGGCATCTTTTCTGTACCTGAGGAAGCTAGACAATTAAGCTATAACCAAGATAACAAACATAGTACAATAACAATTAAGGACGCACTGACTAACGTATTCCAACAAATGAGAGTGTCTGGTAATCGTGAACGAACAATTGAAAGTTATAATTATATTTTTAAGCAGTTTGTTGACATGACTCAGATCCAATACGTGGAAGATATTACATTAGACAGTATTTACAGCTATCTTGATGCATTGAACGTATCAAGGGAAACAAAACTCATTCGACTTAAATCACTAAAGGCTATCCTATCCCGCTTTCACAACAATGGTTGGGTACAGAAAAAATTCTGGTCAACTATTCAAATTAAAATTGATAAGAAGGTTAAAAAGGGGACAGCAGAAGAAGATATTAAAAAGCTCATAACTCTCATTGATCAAAGTACCTTTATAGGCTTACGAGATACAGTTGCCATACTAATGATGTACAAGACTGGAATACGTATTAGGACTATAGGAGAATTACTGGAGCAACATATAGACTTTGATAACTTGTGTTTAAATCTTGATGGATCAATTATGAAAAATCACAATTATTTAAAGTTGCCAATTGACGATGAACTAGCAAATATGCTTAAGGCACTCATCTATATGAATAGTAGAATCCGATCATATTATAATCGAAACAATACTAATGTATTTATCACACAAAATGGCTGCTCCTTGAATAGTAGTAAATCATCAAATAATGCTATTTCAAAGCAATTAAATAAATATAGTAAAATATATGGTTTAGAGAATATCAATGCACATGCACTTAGAAGAGCGTATGCTAAGGATCTACTAAATAAGGGGGCAAGTGTACCGCTTATTAGTAAGGCTTTGGGACATTCAGATATAGCTGTCACTACACAATACTTAGAATTAGATGTAGATGAGGTAGCAAACGATTTGCGTAAATATATATAA
- a CDS encoding DUF4188 domain-containing protein, with the protein MANQVFSGRYTVDKGQDVVVFLIGMRINQWWAVHKWLPVFLAMPGMIRELSTNKQLGCLSMENFFSFRTTLLLQYWRSSDDLRHYAHGQAHLKAWKNFNQKIGNNRAVGIYHETYVLPSSHYETLYGNMPAFGLGKALGHVAVTPQADSFTKRLQGKQISH; encoded by the coding sequence ATGGCAAATCAGGTCTTTAGCGGGCGCTACACGGTGGATAAAGGACAGGACGTTGTAGTATTTCTCATTGGCATGCGAATCAATCAGTGGTGGGCTGTGCATAAATGGCTTCCAGTCTTTCTTGCGATGCCTGGCATGATTCGTGAACTTAGCACCAATAAACAGTTAGGATGCCTTTCTATGGAAAACTTCTTTAGTTTTCGTACAACGCTACTTCTTCAATACTGGCGCTCATCTGATGACCTACGCCATTACGCGCATGGTCAAGCTCACTTAAAAGCATGGAAAAACTTCAATCAAAAGATCGGAAATAACCGTGCTGTCGGTATTTATCACGAAACATACGTCCTTCCGAGCTCTCACTATGAAACCCTTTATGGAAATATGCCTGCTTTTGGATTAGGAAAAGCACTCGGCCATGTTGCGGTCACCCCTCAAGCTGATTCTTTTACTAAACGACTCCAGGGGAAACAAATTAGTCACTAA
- a CDS encoding carboxymuconolactone decarboxylase family protein, translating to MEKDRLQQGLDKLMEYTLSSNDDISTHLKISDDLEEIAPDVSKYIIEFAYGDIYSRDGLTNQQRALVTLSSLVTQGTEPQLELHINTALTSGLTASEVVEAIIQLIPYTGFPRVLNALTLAKKVFTQRNLEVSVHEETKVASE from the coding sequence ATGGAAAAAGATCGCCTGCAGCAAGGTCTAGATAAATTAATGGAATACACATTATCGTCAAATGACGACATATCAACTCATTTGAAAATCTCAGATGATCTGGAGGAAATTGCTCCTGATGTTAGTAAATATATTATTGAATTTGCTTACGGAGACATCTACTCTCGTGATGGGTTAACGAATCAGCAAAGAGCGCTCGTTACCCTTTCATCACTTGTGACTCAAGGAACAGAACCTCAGCTTGAACTTCACATCAATACCGCACTCACCTCCGGGCTGACGGCATCAGAGGTTGTGGAAGCTATCATACAACTCATTCCCTACACAGGCTTTCCACGAGTTCTTAATGCGCTTACGCTTGCCAAAAAAGTGTTTACTCAACGCAACCTCGAAGTTTCAGTCCACGAAGAAACCAAAGTAGCATCTGAATAG
- the hsdR gene encoding EcoAI/FtnUII family type I restriction enzme subunit R, whose protein sequence is MTEEDIKLKYITPAIQKAEWDIVSDVFCEYSFTDGRIIVRGNLTTRGRQKRADYLLFYKKNYPIAIIEAKDNKHEVGAGMQQALDYASILDVPFAFSSNGDGFIEHNRLTGIERELTLDEFPTREELWNNYVENAHITPAQEEIINEPYFFQLGDKTPRYYQRIAINRTVEAIANGQNKVLIVMATGTGKTYTAFQIIYRLWKAGKKKKVLFLADRNVLVDQTITNDFKPFDKVMTKIKGHKLDSSYEIYLALYHQLAGDDGEEPFRQFKPDFFDLIIVDEAHRGSAKEDSRWRKVLKYFDTEDTAQIGLTATPKETKEASNISYFGEPVYTYSLNQGIDDGFLAPYKVVRVGLDKDLEGYRPEIGKVDMYGEEIEDREYSQKDFDKNMIIDARTEAVAKRISQFLKKSDRFAKTIIFCVDIDHAERMRRALGNENSDLVAQNDKYIMRITGDNKEGKAQLDNFIDRESKYPSIVTTSKLLTTGVDVKTCKLIVLDSNINSMTEFKQIIGRGTRLDIEHGKEYFTIMDFRNASRLFADPEFDGDPISVIEIPNDGEMEIPPGEGEEVGGDDEETTGGLTGVDDEGDVDPPKGRKRYRINDVDVQIVNERVQYYDVGGKLITESLTDYTRKNIRKEFANLDAFLRKWNEEDRKEVIIDALKERGVLLDAVREQEHLQELDEFDLILHLAYDQPPLTKAERVNNVKKRGYIYQYKDIAHDVLEMILEKYKDEGITEIEGTKVLELNEFQKFGSPLKIVKAFGNKKKYLEAIKKLKEEIYLA, encoded by the coding sequence ATGACCGAAGAAGATATTAAATTGAAATATATTACACCCGCCATTCAAAAAGCTGAATGGGATATTGTAAGTGATGTGTTTTGTGAATATAGTTTCACAGATGGTCGGATTATTGTGCGGGGAAATTTAACTACACGTGGTAGACAAAAACGAGCGGATTATCTGCTTTTTTATAAAAAGAACTATCCTATCGCAATCATTGAAGCAAAAGATAACAAGCATGAAGTGGGAGCAGGTATGCAACAAGCTCTTGATTATGCCAGTATACTGGATGTGCCATTTGCATTTTCATCAAATGGTGATGGATTTATTGAACATAATCGGTTAACAGGTATTGAAAGAGAGTTAACATTGGATGAATTTCCTACGAGGGAAGAATTATGGAATAATTACGTTGAGAACGCTCATATTACACCTGCTCAAGAGGAAATAATTAATGAACCATACTTTTTTCAATTAGGGGATAAAACGCCTCGTTACTATCAACGTATTGCTATCAATCGCACAGTAGAAGCAATTGCAAATGGACAAAATAAGGTACTGATTGTGATGGCAACTGGTACAGGTAAAACATATACCGCTTTTCAAATCATATATCGGTTATGGAAGGCAGGTAAGAAGAAGAAAGTTTTATTTCTAGCAGATAGAAATGTACTTGTAGACCAAACAATTACAAATGATTTTAAACCATTTGATAAAGTGATGACTAAAATTAAAGGTCATAAGCTTGATAGTTCATATGAAATTTACTTAGCACTTTATCATCAATTAGCTGGGGATGATGGAGAAGAGCCGTTCCGCCAGTTTAAACCAGACTTTTTTGATTTGATTATTGTAGATGAAGCACACCGTGGTTCAGCAAAAGAGGATAGTCGTTGGAGAAAAGTATTAAAATATTTTGATACTGAAGATACCGCACAAATTGGTCTAACGGCTACTCCAAAAGAAACAAAGGAAGCATCAAATATTTCTTACTTTGGTGAACCAGTTTATACTTATAGCCTAAATCAAGGAATTGATGATGGATTTCTAGCACCATATAAAGTAGTACGTGTGGGTCTTGATAAAGATTTAGAAGGTTATCGACCCGAAATAGGTAAGGTAGATATGTATGGAGAGGAAATTGAGGATAGAGAGTATTCTCAAAAAGATTTCGATAAGAATATGATTATTGATGCACGTACAGAAGCGGTTGCCAAACGTATATCACAATTTTTGAAGAAAAGTGATCGGTTCGCTAAAACAATCATATTCTGTGTGGATATAGACCATGCAGAACGTATGCGTAGGGCATTGGGCAATGAAAATAGCGACCTTGTAGCACAAAACGATAAGTATATTATGCGTATTACAGGCGACAACAAAGAAGGTAAAGCACAGCTAGACAACTTCATTGATAGAGAAAGCAAATACCCTTCTATAGTAACTACATCTAAGTTATTAACAACTGGTGTGGATGTTAAAACATGTAAGCTTATTGTGTTAGATTCTAATATCAATTCAATGACTGAGTTTAAGCAAATCATTGGACGGGGAACACGTTTGGATATAGAACATGGGAAAGAGTATTTTACAATTATGGATTTCCGTAATGCAAGTCGGTTATTCGCTGACCCCGAGTTTGATGGTGACCCTATATCGGTTATAGAGATACCTAATGATGGAGAAATGGAAATCCCGCCTGGTGAAGGAGAAGAGGTTGGTGGGGACGATGAAGAAACTACAGGTGGTTTAACTGGTGTAGATGATGAAGGTGATGTAGATCCACCCAAAGGACGTAAAAGGTATCGCATAAATGATGTAGATGTTCAGATTGTTAACGAACGTGTTCAATATTATGATGTGGGTGGTAAGCTTATTACTGAAAGCTTAACAGACTATACTAGGAAGAACATTCGTAAAGAGTTTGCGAATTTAGACGCTTTTCTACGTAAATGGAATGAAGAAGATAGAAAGGAAGTAATTATTGATGCTTTAAAAGAGCGGGGGGTGCTGTTAGATGCGGTGCGGGAGCAAGAACATCTACAAGAACTAGATGAATTCGACTTGATTCTTCATTTAGCATATGATCAACCGCCATTAACAAAAGCTGAACGAGTAAACAATGTGAAAAAACGAGGATACATCTACCAATATAAAGATATTGCCCATGACGTATTGGAAATGATTCTTGAAAAATATAAAGATGAAGGTATTACAGAGATTGAAGGGACTAAAGTTTTGGAATTGAATGAGTTTCAAAAATTCGGAAGTCCGTTAAAGATTGTAAAAGCGTTTGGTAATAAGAAAAAATATTTAGAAGCAATCAAAAAATTAAAAGAAGAAATATATCTAGCTTAG
- a CDS encoding DUF6944 family repetitive protein: MNNEIKGVFGSWVQAIGTILAAIGSTPIKEIPSSILDSLNLIGNVMQGTGNALIADTITPPSLDKIGNQLQAIGNSTVVTGILIDFDDRVKQILNIDGNWLQALGGGVSLADALDGEVSASALYSIYGNFLQAVGNSLQAISGIKELNNEEATNINVVGSWIQAVGSVISAIGQTKYPSS, from the coding sequence ATGAACAATGAAATAAAAGGTGTATTTGGATCATGGGTACAGGCAATTGGAACGATCTTAGCCGCTATTGGAAGTACACCTATAAAAGAAATCCCCTCCTCAATACTTGATAGTTTAAATCTTATTGGAAATGTGATGCAGGGAACAGGAAACGCTCTAATCGCTGATACGATTACTCCCCCTTCATTAGACAAGATTGGCAATCAGCTTCAGGCAATTGGGAATTCGACGGTTGTGACAGGGATTCTGATTGATTTTGATGATCGAGTGAAGCAAATACTGAATATTGACGGAAACTGGCTCCAAGCTCTTGGTGGAGGGGTATCTCTTGCAGATGCATTAGACGGAGAAGTCTCTGCTTCAGCGTTGTATAGCATTTATGGGAACTTCCTTCAGGCGGTCGGTAATTCACTACAAGCAATTTCAGGAATTAAAGAACTCAATAATGAAGAAGCAACAAATATTAATGTCGTAGGAAGCTGGATTCAGGCGGTTGGCTCTGTCATTTCAGCAATTGGCCAAACAAAATATCCTTCCTCTTAA
- the smpB gene encoding SsrA-binding protein SmpB encodes MPKGDGGLIAQNKKARHDYSVIETYEAGLVLQGTEIKSIRARRVNLKDSHAIIRKGEIFLINMHVNEYEQGNRFNHDPTRTRKLLMKRKEIDKLLGLTKEQGYTIIPLKVYIKNGYAKVLLGLAKGKKKYDKRQDLKDKTMKREVDKALKERQRI; translated from the coding sequence ATGCCAAAAGGTGATGGTGGACTCATTGCACAAAATAAGAAAGCAAGACACGATTATTCTGTTATTGAAACATATGAAGCAGGTCTAGTTCTACAAGGAACTGAAATTAAATCCATCAGGGCAAGACGCGTAAACCTGAAAGACTCTCACGCCATTATTCGTAAAGGCGAAATTTTTCTTATCAATATGCACGTCAATGAATATGAGCAGGGAAATCGTTTTAATCACGATCCAACCCGTACTCGTAAGCTATTGATGAAGAGGAAAGAGATTGATAAGCTCCTTGGCTTAACGAAAGAACAGGGCTATACAATTATTCCACTTAAAGTATATATTAAGAATGGTTATGCGAAAGTACTTCTAGGTCTTGCCAAAGGTAAGAAAAAGTACGATAAGCGCCAAGATCTGAAAGATAAAACGATGAAGCGTGAAGTGGATAAAGCGTTGAAAGAGCGTCAACGGATATAG
- a CDS encoding phospholipase D-like domain-containing protein: MKLDEIALKHLVPYINECYYRTGPELVDLFNQYGSEDVYGRGFPSRSDYTLSKLEDINNSKQLERFMNHIVYSRTYLGSDINIASDLIEPINEIIKYCGYALQKNEQDEFVVTGEGLIPEDIIEIQTSFENIQSEILEQLTQAKFTIWVSVAWFTDNTLFSILKKKASQGINIQLIINKDDINSQTGFVFENYFETYRKTGFGAFQDNIFHEKFCVIDLKTVINGSYNWTNKAMYNHENINIIHSYSTAETYASRFVRNKLL, translated from the coding sequence TTGAAATTGGATGAAATTGCGTTAAAACATTTAGTACCATACATCAATGAGTGTTATTATCGAACAGGTCCAGAATTAGTAGATTTATTTAATCAATATGGTAGTGAAGATGTTTATGGTAGAGGGTTTCCATCTAGGAGTGATTACACTTTATCAAAGTTAGAGGACATCAATAACTCAAAACAACTTGAAAGATTTATGAACCATATTGTATATTCAAGAACATATCTTGGAAGTGATATCAATATAGCCTCAGATTTAATAGAACCTATAAACGAAATCATTAAATATTGTGGGTATGCCTTACAGAAGAATGAACAGGATGAATTTGTTGTAACAGGAGAAGGTTTAATTCCAGAAGATATTATAGAGATTCAAACCTCTTTTGAAAATATTCAAAGTGAAATATTGGAACAATTAACACAAGCCAAATTTACAATCTGGGTATCAGTTGCATGGTTTACAGATAATACACTCTTTAGCATCTTAAAAAAGAAAGCATCTCAGGGTATTAATATTCAACTCATAATTAATAAGGATGATATTAATTCACAAACTGGATTTGTTTTTGAAAATTATTTTGAAACATATAGAAAAACTGGTTTCGGAGCTTTTCAAGATAATATATTTCATGAAAAATTTTGCGTAATAGACTTAAAAACAGTAATAAACGGTTCATACAATTGGACAAACAAAGCAATGTACAATCATGAGAATATAAATATAATACATAGTTATTCTACCGCTGAAACTTATGCAAGTCGTTTTGTGCGAAATAAGCTATTATAA
- a CDS encoding N-6 DNA methylase, protein MSITSFVKTLQNIMRNDAGISGDAQRIEQIVWILFLKIYDAKEEIWEFHNDSFQSIIPEDYRWRNWAVDNKDGKAMTGEALLNFVNGELFPVLKEIEVDENTPISKAIVRFAFEDAYNYMKDGVLLRQVINFIDSIDFTDYKERHAFNEIYEQILKDLQAQRASGEFYSPRATTDFITQMIKPQLGERVADFASGTGGFLTSALNYLKPQVKSTEDNEVYNNSVFGIEKKAFPYLLSITNLLLHDIDDPVIIHGNSLDKNVREYNENEKFEVIMMNPPYGGSEKDSIKMNFPMELRSSETADLFLSVIMYRLKQNGRAGVILPDGFLFGTDGAKRAIKQKMFKEFNVHTIIRLPHSVFAPYTTIHTNILFFDKSHPTEEVWFYRLDMPEGYKNFSKTKPIKLEHFQPAMDWWDNRVVISENNGFKSQRYTAQEIIDDSYNLDLCGFPQEEEIFLEPKELIANYQEERRRINNQIDSILKEVQLELDELTAINEQKSIIATREKRESTYEKLELNSRRIEKDFPLKLEKSILYYAMQGKLVEQNPEDEPASQLIDRIKLEKEGLIKEKVIKKEKVLPNITESEIPFEIPSTWEWCRMGEIIQLISGRDLKASEYGTDSKETPYITGASNFNDGEVEIVRWTPVPRVISKKGDLLITCKGTIGETSIQKIEEAHIARQVMAIRLPEMLDTNYVQNYLKAVVQDIKNSAKSMIPGISRDDLLLRLIPLPPFEEQRRIVKSFNTIMEKVNYL, encoded by the coding sequence ATGTCTATTACATCATTTGTTAAAACATTACAGAACATTATGCGCAATGACGCTGGTATCTCAGGAGATGCACAACGCATTGAGCAAATTGTATGGATACTATTTTTAAAAATTTATGACGCAAAAGAAGAAATATGGGAGTTCCATAATGATTCTTTTCAATCCATCATACCTGAGGATTATCGTTGGAGAAATTGGGCAGTAGATAACAAAGATGGTAAGGCTATGACAGGTGAAGCTTTACTAAACTTCGTAAATGGTGAATTGTTCCCTGTATTAAAAGAAATTGAAGTAGACGAAAATACACCAATAAGTAAAGCGATTGTCCGTTTTGCTTTCGAGGATGCTTATAACTATATGAAAGATGGTGTATTGCTTCGTCAGGTAATTAATTTTATTGATAGTATTGATTTTACGGACTATAAAGAGAGGCATGCTTTCAATGAAATTTACGAACAAATTTTAAAAGATCTACAAGCTCAACGTGCGTCTGGTGAGTTCTATTCACCACGTGCAACCACAGATTTTATAACTCAGATGATTAAGCCACAATTAGGAGAACGTGTAGCGGATTTTGCATCTGGTACAGGTGGTTTCTTAACATCTGCATTAAATTACTTAAAACCACAAGTGAAATCCACAGAGGATAATGAAGTCTATAATAATTCGGTGTTTGGTATAGAAAAAAAAGCATTTCCTTATTTATTAAGTATCACAAATTTATTATTGCATGATATTGATGATCCAGTCATTATCCATGGTAACAGTTTAGATAAGAATGTTCGTGAATACAATGAAAACGAGAAGTTTGAAGTTATAATGATGAATCCCCCATACGGTGGATCAGAAAAAGACAGTATTAAGATGAATTTCCCTATGGAGTTACGTAGTAGTGAAACAGCTGATTTATTCTTATCGGTCATAATGTATCGTCTTAAACAGAATGGTCGAGCAGGGGTTATACTACCAGATGGATTCTTATTTGGTACAGACGGAGCAAAAAGAGCAATTAAACAAAAAATGTTTAAAGAATTTAATGTTCATACTATTATTCGTTTACCGCATAGTGTGTTTGCACCCTATACAACTATTCATACGAACATTTTATTCTTTGATAAATCACACCCAACAGAAGAGGTTTGGTTTTACCGTTTAGACATGCCCGAAGGATATAAAAACTTTTCCAAAACAAAACCAATTAAGTTAGAACATTTTCAGCCTGCAATGGATTGGTGGGATAATCGTGTTGTCATCTCCGAAAATAATGGCTTCAAATCACAACGATATACTGCCCAGGAGATTATTGATGATTCATATAACTTAGACTTATGTGGCTTCCCACAAGAGGAAGAAATTTTCTTAGAACCTAAAGAACTAATTGCTAATTATCAAGAAGAACGCAGACGTATAAACAATCAAATTGACAGCATCTTAAAAGAAGTTCAGTTGGAGTTAGATGAATTAACGGCAATTAATGAACAAAAAAGTATTATTGCAACACGGGAAAAAAGAGAATCGACTTATGAAAAACTAGAGTTAAACAGTAGAAGAATCGAAAAAGATTTTCCCCTTAAACTTGAAAAGTCCATTCTTTATTATGCTATGCAAGGCAAGTTAGTAGAACAGAACCCAGAAGATGAACCAGCTAGTCAATTAATTGACCGTATTAAACTTGAGAAAGAAGGATTAATAAAGGAAAAGGTCATTAAGAAGGAAAAGGTATTACCGAATATAACAGAAAGTGAGATTCCATTTGAGATACCTTCAACGTGGGAATGGTGTAGGATGGGAGAAATCATTCAATTAATTTCAGGCAGAGATTTGAAAGCTAGTGAGTATGGTACAGATAGTAAAGAAACACCATATATTACAGGTGCAAGCAATTTCAATGATGGAGAGGTGGAAATTGTAAGATGGACACCTGTACCTAGAGTAATCTCAAAGAAAGGTGACTTACTAATCACTTGTAAAGGTACAATAGGAGAAACATCTATTCAGAAAATTGAAGAGGCACACATAGCTAGACAAGTAATGGCAATTAGATTACCAGAAATGCTAGATACTAATTATGTACAAAATTACTTAAAAGCAGTTGTTCAAGATATTAAGAATTCTGCTAAGAGTATGATACCTGGAATATCACGAGATGATTTATTATTAAGGCTAATACCTTTACCGCCTTTCGAGGAACAAAGAAGGATAGTGAAATCATTCAACACAATTATGGAAAAGGTTAACTACCTTTGA
- a CDS encoding LysR family transcriptional regulator: MDIKQLAYFVEVAKQKSFTKASHSLYISQPTLSKMVKSLEAELDVELLDRSARSSELTDAGKIVYLQGEKILNMVDDLSSHLYDMMNLKKGHIKVGLPPLIGALYFPGILKGFQELYPDITIELMEHGANIAQQKILDGELDFAVGLLPVNETKFETLPFTKEELMLFVHSSHPFAEKSDVSISDLRNERIILFSEDFMLHDQMIEQCRQAGFEPQISYVSSQWDFISDMVSHNLGITFFPKSILRKINQDNVVSVPIVNPSIPWDLGIILRKEKYISYASRAFINYIKSSI; encoded by the coding sequence ATGGACATTAAGCAGTTAGCCTATTTCGTTGAAGTTGCGAAGCAAAAAAGCTTTACGAAAGCCTCACACTCGCTCTACATCTCACAGCCAACTTTAAGTAAAATGGTGAAAAGTTTAGAAGCCGAGTTAGATGTTGAACTACTCGATCGCTCGGCACGATCGAGCGAACTAACCGATGCAGGAAAAATCGTGTATCTTCAAGGTGAAAAAATACTGAATATGGTAGACGATCTTTCTTCTCACTTATATGACATGATGAACTTAAAGAAAGGGCACATTAAAGTTGGTCTCCCGCCACTCATCGGCGCCCTCTACTTCCCAGGTATTTTGAAAGGATTTCAAGAACTCTACCCCGACATTACGATTGAACTAATGGAGCACGGAGCTAACATTGCTCAACAAAAAATCCTTGATGGAGAATTAGATTTTGCAGTCGGCCTCTTACCTGTTAATGAAACAAAATTTGAAACACTTCCGTTCACAAAGGAAGAATTAATGCTTTTTGTGCACAGTTCGCATCCATTCGCCGAAAAAAGTGACGTCTCAATCAGTGATTTACGTAATGAGCGGATTATTCTATTTAGTGAAGACTTCATGCTACATGATCAAATGATTGAACAGTGTCGCCAAGCAGGTTTTGAGCCTCAAATATCGTATGTTAGTTCTCAATGGGATTTCATAAGCGATATGGTTAGTCACAATTTAGGAATTACGTTCTTTCCTAAATCTATTCTCAGAAAAATCAATCAAGATAATGTGGTCTCTGTCCCGATTGTAAATCCTTCAATACCATGGGACCTCGGGATTATCCTCCGAAAAGAAAAATATATCTCTTACGCATCCCGTGCTTTTATAAACTACATTAAGTCTTCTATCTAG
- a CDS encoding PadR family transcriptional regulator, giving the protein MEKQSNTKFAILGLLTTGCRTGYSMKQMMDDSLNHFWKISYGQIYPTLKSLLDEGFITVQKQSEAGKPDKKEYELTQLGWDALKKWMETPVEEVALEKNELLLKLFFSHHQSDEAVKKQLESYLSKLLDRFKTYEAIEEMIVQTYGDQGDAKFWLMTLDYGKRTTKAAIEWAKDAKIKL; this is encoded by the coding sequence ATGGAAAAACAATCAAATACGAAATTTGCTATTTTAGGCTTACTAACTACCGGTTGTCGCACTGGCTATTCAATGAAACAAATGATGGATGATAGCTTGAATCATTTTTGGAAAATCAGCTACGGTCAAATTTATCCGACACTGAAAAGTCTTCTGGATGAAGGATTTATTACCGTCCAAAAACAAAGCGAAGCCGGAAAGCCAGACAAAAAGGAATATGAATTAACACAATTGGGCTGGGATGCGCTCAAAAAGTGGATGGAAACGCCTGTTGAGGAAGTAGCTTTAGAGAAAAATGAGTTATTGCTTAAGCTGTTTTTTAGTCATCATCAGAGTGATGAAGCAGTCAAAAAGCAATTGGAAAGCTATCTCTCCAAACTTCTGGATCGCTTCAAAACTTATGAAGCCATCGAGGAGATGATTGTACAAACGTATGGTGATCAGGGGGATGCAAAGTTCTGGCTTATGACTCTTGACTATGGGAAACGAACGACAAAAGCTGCTATTGAATGGGCAAAGGATGCGAAAATAAAGCTCTAG